A genomic window from Erythrobacter sp. BLCC-B19 includes:
- a CDS encoding autotransporter-associated beta strand repeat-containing protein, with product MTVVRARGGFRAKGRSFNRSATSGLLGSTALIPVAGALAAAGLLAMPGAAFAQSTGGDGGGGGGAGGESNVVASGTGGAGGDGVAAGSGGGGGGSGRTGGSGGAGDGGAAGGTGSINPAIQGANGANATVANGGGGGGAGAASWVFTNEGVIFVDTASSARGGNGGQGTGSGAGGGGGAGATWAIDNFIEATVVTTVVRSGGAGGNGGNGGVTGAGGDGGDGGAAFTGSGSATVTIEAAAGLVGGNGGIGGSGVSVGRGGNGGAGLVLTGGTVNSSGQITGGNGGSGSVQGLGGVGLLGSGIALNNLGSISGGTNGSGAQALALQLSGSNVITNIGSLTGGVQITSGTTTFDIANTQTLGNVVSGGGVLAKAGTGTLILTSANTYTGGTRISSGTLQVNASGALGTGTITFSGGNLRGGADVTLTNGFIISPGADVTFSAAAGTTLRLTGSPNDGGGGITRFGNATDTGTVALAFSGAGLGDPLNISVDGGTLRLSLGGTGFVSGAGGNVEGGVNVDGRLEVVDFPLTLNQLTGTGQVATGGGAATVTTRNLRVDTTFNGRFVDGVGALSLRHNGGILTLTGASTYTGLTTVNAGTLRITNASALGTTAAGTTVNSGATLLIVGSSPTLNLGEALAISGTGVNGGGAIRIEPNANPGFQAVNLTGGVTLAANATITNTDRMLLSFTSTGIDLGTSTLTFASEQTGNSTTRVNAAISGSGGVTKTGPGLLELNGANTFTGPLAINGGITSVSGGAALADSVAVTIASGARFDIVSSETIGSLAGAGSVNIGNGIVLTTGGNNTSTTFAGGIFGTGGRLTKTGTGTFTLTGANTYSGITTISGGTLQIGDGGTTGSLGTGAVTNNAALVFNRSNDFTVSNVISGTGSLTKLGAGNLTLSGDNTYDGLTTISGGTLTLTASPGLVTSGTLGSAAAGTIVENGATLALSGRVSVADALSLSGTGFGGGGVLRSVFDGQNVNGAITLESDVLISADSAGTMSINGGISGTNRTITIASTGNIIINGAIATGSGSLIKEGNGILGLSGRNTFTGDVHVKAGNFQFAGGNALSDTGRLILEAGTSAQAVFSTETIGGLEGAGLIFLQFGGALDVAGSFDTTFSGQMVDASGVGKLVKSGTGTLTLTGVNTFSGGTTISGGRLVVDGSLGSGVTINGGTLGGSGTIGGLVVVNSGGTLAAGNSPGTLTVGSLTLNAGSLTTFELAEAGVAGGANNDLIRVAGALTLNGGNIGIVRGTGFGSGRYTLFEFGTLAGALGNLTLNPLDGGFIGTLAVDGNTIVLNAAPPEDLIFWNGSTFAPTGAVVGGSGTWNLVNGNFTENDGVFSGAWAGNGFNAVFGGTGGTVTIAADTTVAPGGLAFLVDGYTITGGNAASRLELTGATGVDTASNVGATISAIISGAGSLTKTGAGTLTLSGVNTYTGNTTVMGGTLVNSGTLASAVTNMADFTSTGTLLATFINSAGATAELAGNAAQINNFGTLTVTGDLTGSAGLSNAAGGLVTVNAGAAVNVTGLVSNNSTLANAFTINGSLSTTSQFDNNGTSQVLIGATGSLSTGTGLNNAGTLVNNGTINGTVRNGGTLTSTGTLSGILLNQAGAVANLAGSTSQIGNSGTMTVTGNLMVGGPLDNTPSGLVTINAGATANVTGNVSNQGTAANAFTINGALSTTGQFINQFGGNLFIAAGGTLSAGVNIINGGGATLVNEGTIASTMLSAGSFRSTGTLQSGLELIAISASAELSGTVLGTITNPGTINLTGTLLGNASLVQGGFGVFNLNGFNTGLGSISGSGTINLGAASLTAGSNNTSTTFSGVINGSGGLIKTGTGTMTLSGVNTYAGQTRVDAGTLALASGGVIAGQVRNEATFTNAGAVQGSVVNLGTLTSTGRINGGLTQFAGAQATVSGTINGAINTAGSLTVNGNLASDGFVSNTGTGTILVQSGARWDVGGFDNVSTNANGFVIAGTVINSGFSINRAGATLTINSGGILNSRFFTNEGGRVNNNGLVNADVTNLGTIDNNGTWNGILSHGFGTVTNNNRWNGSFGISAGGLVINNGIWDNAGDISSVSSGLFENFGTLSGNGVSVFGADARLANRSGGTITLASNQQLQVGGDGIISNAGTVTARALVNAGGVIQNDASGIWTGSFSVLGGGSLSNAGTITGNILNRGNLSSGGTINGQLTNEQGAGASLSGILNGNVFNSGQISLTGSTSGIGTLDQTSTGAFDIGGFDTRIGALQGAGQVLLRDGDLTLIGASGSTTFLGTITGSGGLTKQGAATQILSGDMEYTGETAILGGTLVVADGSLAGSVRNTATFILDGRVFGELNNVGTMQIAGQVDGFTLNNGTITNIGNSIFLGRFEQSASLGTSLNLAGFNTRLGSLNGAGTVNLGTGTLTVGSDNTDARFTGVIAGQGALVKIGTGSFSLLGANTFTGPTVINGGSIELATDGVLAGMVENNATFTNRGRVNGLVVNNASLTSTGRLLGGLFNAAGATARLSGVVSGAVDNLGLITLTGTTTGIGLFTQGDTGVFDLAGFDTSVQLISGGGSVTLGSGTLTVTSGDFNRSFSGVISGSGGLTKTGGNFLRLAGVNTYTGLTRVDGGTLLLDFGGEIAGSVLVNANFINGGIVGGDVTNNGTMSSFNRIRGSVTNNGTADLNGQIDGPVFNNGVFTSSSGGNFLGRFTQIAGASASFAGFNSTLGSLAGDGTIQITAPFLIVGGDDTSSTFAGVISGSGGVVKQGTGTFTLSGVNTYTGTTFVNAGTLVVGDGGAVVPPPPTPAPETVAAAAPSAARSLLTRGEGGLSNGRTAISMAPGAEAAVTLAAAPEEAPFATMATMLSGAVIAGNVVNNATLINNGTILGQVQNNAGASASNHGVIAGAVFNSGTLVSTGTLGGGLDNSGTASLEGVVDGTVINRGSIVLTGTTTGIDIFDQTAAGILDLAGFDTTLGVINGAGSIALGDATLSTGTNGVASTFSGVISGTGNLVKTGTGRLVLTGTNTYSGGTTISGGVLQLGDGGAGGSIIGPVLNNGALVVNRSDAYTFAGVISGTGMFVQDGTGTTTLTGANTYTGGTLISRGRLVGNTTSLQGVIQNNAALEFAQGTAGTFAGQLFGTGLFDKTGAGMLSLTGNSNGFTGATFVRAGELRVLGQLGNSQVTVLSGATLSGTGVIGGLVANSGATVAPGANGAGVLGVNGAINLAAGSTLQLQINATGLSDALVATGGANLGGTAAFTNLGGTYAFNSEYVLLQADGGRTGTFAGTTGFAGFGILYRPELVYSANQVRLRMAPNLLSNIVGNAALTPNQRSVVNRIDGAVTAGYNPQPLFNIYALPTAQLVAAFDQLSGEAYATAAGVGIEQERLLREAVLGRTGAAAKAARANPDSGKGVGAWGQLFGGWGDGESDGNAAAFDADRMGFVTGLDYGNASENGSWRAGVFGMRVQSDVTIDARVSAAEVRQAGGGAYASLNTGGFGVALGGYLTEVDLRAFRNISLPGFAETNVGSTQGEARQAFAELSYTIEAGDAQIRPFVAGSLGSFKLDALTERGGAAALVVRSQSYDTSTVTGGIDAAVPVSKSLRLDGTLAARGQLGDRDPQALIALAAAPQQAFAVQGAQLDKWAFAARLDAELTLEENLSISVGYTGLIGSSQTDHGARATLQVRF from the coding sequence ATGACGGTAGTGCGCGCGCGCGGTGGTTTCCGCGCCAAGGGTCGTTCGTTCAATCGGTCGGCCACGTCGGGGCTTTTGGGTTCCACCGCACTGATACCCGTCGCGGGCGCCCTTGCGGCTGCCGGACTGCTGGCGATGCCGGGCGCTGCCTTTGCACAATCGACCGGCGGAGATGGCGGCGGCGGCGGCGGCGCCGGGGGCGAATCGAACGTGGTCGCGAGCGGCACGGGCGGCGCTGGCGGTGATGGCGTTGCCGCCGGTTCGGGCGGCGGTGGCGGCGGATCCGGGCGCACGGGTGGCAGTGGCGGTGCCGGGGATGGCGGCGCAGCTGGTGGCACCGGCAGTATTAACCCAGCTATCCAAGGTGCCAACGGCGCGAATGCGACAGTGGCCAACGGCGGCGGCGGTGGTGGTGCCGGTGCGGCCAGTTGGGTTTTCACCAACGAAGGCGTTATCTTTGTAGACACCGCCTCTTCCGCACGGGGCGGCAATGGCGGTCAGGGCACGGGTTCCGGAGCGGGCGGCGGCGGTGGTGCTGGCGCGACCTGGGCGATCGACAACTTCATAGAGGCCACGGTGGTGACCACTGTCGTGCGGAGCGGCGGTGCTGGCGGCAATGGCGGCAATGGCGGCGTCACTGGCGCCGGCGGCGATGGTGGCGACGGCGGAGCCGCGTTCACCGGCTCGGGCTCGGCTACGGTCACGATCGAAGCAGCGGCGGGCCTTGTTGGCGGGAATGGCGGCATTGGCGGGTCTGGCGTGTCTGTCGGGCGTGGCGGCAATGGCGGTGCCGGTCTCGTCCTGACCGGCGGCACGGTGAACAGCAGCGGCCAGATCACCGGTGGCAATGGCGGCTCGGGTTCGGTTCAGGGTCTGGGCGGCGTCGGCCTGCTTGGCAGCGGGATTGCGCTCAATAACCTCGGCTCGATCAGCGGCGGGACCAATGGGAGCGGCGCACAGGCGCTGGCGCTCCAGCTGTCGGGCAGCAACGTCATCACCAATATCGGCTCCCTGACCGGCGGGGTCCAGATCACTTCGGGCACAACCACCTTCGACATCGCCAACACGCAGACGCTGGGCAACGTCGTTTCGGGCGGCGGTGTCCTGGCCAAGGCGGGCACCGGCACCCTGATTTTGACTTCCGCCAACACCTATACGGGCGGCACCAGGATTTCGTCGGGCACGCTGCAAGTCAACGCCTCGGGTGCGCTGGGAACGGGCACGATCACGTTCTCTGGCGGCAATCTGCGCGGCGGGGCTGACGTGACCCTTACGAATGGGTTCATCATTAGCCCCGGTGCCGACGTTACTTTCTCGGCCGCGGCCGGGACGACATTGCGGCTGACGGGGAGCCCCAATGACGGCGGGGGCGGCATTACGCGGTTTGGTAACGCGACCGACACCGGCACGGTCGCTCTCGCGTTCAGCGGTGCAGGGTTGGGCGATCCGCTGAACATCAGCGTTGATGGCGGCACGCTGCGTCTTTCGCTGGGCGGCACCGGCTTTGTCAGCGGCGCCGGGGGCAATGTTGAGGGCGGTGTCAATGTCGATGGCAGGCTCGAAGTCGTCGACTTCCCGTTGACGCTCAACCAGTTGACCGGCACAGGCCAAGTCGCCACAGGCGGCGGCGCCGCGACGGTGACCACGCGCAACCTGCGCGTCGACACGACCTTCAACGGCCGTTTCGTGGACGGCGTGGGCGCATTGAGCCTCAGGCACAATGGCGGCATCCTGACACTGACGGGCGCGAGCACCTATACCGGGCTGACCACGGTGAACGCGGGCACGCTCAGGATCACCAATGCGAGCGCGCTCGGCACCACGGCAGCCGGCACGACCGTCAACAGCGGGGCCACCCTGCTGATCGTGGGATCCTCGCCGACGCTCAACCTCGGTGAAGCGCTGGCGATCAGCGGCACGGGCGTGAACGGTGGCGGCGCGATCCGGATCGAGCCCAATGCCAATCCGGGCTTCCAGGCCGTCAATCTGACGGGCGGTGTCACGCTGGCAGCCAATGCGACGATCACGAACACCGACCGGATGTTGCTCAGCTTCACCAGCACCGGCATCGACCTCGGCACCTCGACCCTCACTTTTGCCTCCGAGCAGACCGGCAACTCGACCACCCGGGTCAATGCCGCGATTTCCGGCAGCGGCGGCGTGACCAAGACTGGCCCCGGGCTGCTTGAACTGAACGGCGCGAACACGTTTACGGGGCCGCTTGCGATCAATGGCGGGATTACCTCGGTCAGCGGCGGGGCAGCGCTGGCGGATTCGGTTGCGGTCACGATTGCCAGTGGTGCCAGGTTCGATATTGTCAGCAGCGAAACCATCGGCTCGCTGGCAGGGGCCGGTTCGGTCAATATCGGAAACGGAATTGTTCTCACCACCGGCGGCAACAACACCTCGACGACCTTCGCCGGGGGCATCTTCGGAACCGGCGGGCGCCTGACCAAGACCGGCACCGGCACATTCACGCTGACCGGCGCAAACACCTATTCCGGCATCACCACTATCAGCGGCGGCACGTTGCAGATCGGCGACGGCGGGACGACGGGATCGCTTGGCACAGGGGCGGTGACGAACAACGCCGCTCTGGTGTTCAACCGCTCGAACGATTTCACGGTCAGCAATGTCATCAGCGGCACCGGCAGCCTGACCAAACTAGGCGCGGGCAATCTGACGCTGAGCGGAGACAATACCTATGACGGGCTGACCACGATTTCGGGCGGGACGCTGACGCTGACCGCCAGCCCCGGGCTCGTGACGTCCGGCACGCTCGGCAGCGCGGCGGCGGGCACGATCGTCGAAAATGGCGCGACGCTGGCCTTGTCGGGCCGGGTGTCGGTTGCCGATGCTCTCAGCCTCAGCGGCACCGGCTTCGGCGGGGGCGGCGTGCTGAGAAGCGTGTTCGACGGGCAGAACGTGAACGGCGCGATCACCTTGGAATCGGACGTGCTGATCTCTGCCGATTCGGCGGGCACCATGTCGATCAACGGGGGAATCTCGGGCACCAACCGGACCATCACCATTGCCTCGACCGGCAACATCATCATCAATGGTGCCATCGCGACCGGTTCGGGCTCCTTGATCAAGGAAGGCAACGGGATCCTCGGACTGTCCGGCAGAAACACCTTTACCGGAGATGTGCACGTCAAGGCGGGTAACTTCCAGTTTGCCGGTGGCAATGCGCTGTCCGACACGGGCCGCCTGATCCTTGAAGCTGGAACTTCCGCCCAGGCGGTATTCAGCACCGAAACCATCGGCGGCCTCGAAGGGGCCGGGTTGATTTTCCTCCAGTTCGGCGGCGCACTTGATGTCGCCGGTTCCTTCGATACGACCTTCAGCGGCCAAATGGTGGACGCAAGCGGTGTCGGCAAGCTGGTCAAGAGCGGCACCGGTACGCTGACGTTGACCGGCGTCAACACCTTCAGCGGCGGCACCACCATCAGCGGCGGCAGGCTGGTCGTCGACGGGTCGCTGGGTTCGGGCGTCACGATCAACGGCGGCACGCTGGGCGGCTCGGGAACCATCGGCGGCCTGGTGGTCGTCAACAGCGGCGGCACGCTGGCGGCGGGTAACAGCCCGGGCACCCTGACGGTGGGCAGCCTGACGCTCAATGCCGGATCGCTGACCACCTTCGAACTCGCCGAGGCAGGCGTTGCAGGCGGGGCCAACAACGATCTCATCCGCGTGGCGGGCGCGCTGACGCTCAATGGCGGGAACATCGGCATCGTGCGCGGCACGGGCTTCGGCAGCGGGCGATACACCCTGTTCGAATTCGGCACGCTGGCCGGTGCGCTGGGCAACCTCACGCTCAACCCGCTCGATGGCGGGTTCATCGGCACGCTCGCGGTCGATGGCAATACCATCGTGCTCAACGCCGCGCCGCCTGAAGACCTGATCTTCTGGAACGGCTCGACCTTCGCGCCGACCGGGGCGGTTGTGGGCGGCAGCGGAACCTGGAACCTCGTCAACGGCAACTTCACCGAGAATGATGGCGTTTTCAGCGGCGCGTGGGCGGGCAATGGCTTCAACGCCGTGTTCGGCGGCACCGGCGGCACTGTCACCATCGCGGCCGACACCACGGTTGCACCGGGCGGTCTGGCCTTCCTTGTCGATGGCTACACGATCACCGGCGGCAATGCGGCCTCGCGCCTTGAGCTGACGGGTGCGACCGGGGTCGACACGGCGAGCAATGTCGGCGCGACGATTTCGGCGATCATCTCGGGCGCAGGCTCGCTGACCAAGACCGGCGCGGGCACGCTGACGCTGAGCGGGGTCAACACCTACACCGGCAACACCACGGTGATGGGCGGCACGCTGGTGAACAGCGGCACTCTTGCGAGCGCCGTGACCAACATGGCCGATTTCACCTCGACCGGCACGCTGCTGGCGACCTTCATCAACAGTGCGGGTGCGACCGCCGAGCTTGCGGGCAATGCCGCGCAGATCAACAATTTCGGCACACTTACTGTCACGGGCGACCTGACCGGATCGGCGGGCCTCAGCAATGCCGCGGGCGGTCTGGTGACGGTCAATGCAGGCGCGGCGGTGAATGTCACCGGCCTCGTCTCCAACAACAGCACGCTGGCCAACGCCTTCACCATCAATGGCAGCCTGTCGACCACCAGCCAATTCGACAACAACGGCACCTCGCAGGTGCTGATCGGCGCGACTGGTTCGCTTTCGACCGGAACCGGGCTGAACAACGCGGGCACCCTCGTCAACAACGGGACGATCAACGGCACCGTTCGCAATGGCGGCACCCTGACCTCTACGGGTACGCTGAGCGGGATTCTGCTCAATCAGGCGGGCGCGGTGGCCAATCTGGCGGGCTCGACCAGCCAGATCGGCAATTCGGGCACGATGACCGTGACCGGCAACCTCATGGTGGGCGGCCCGCTCGACAATACGCCTTCGGGGCTGGTGACGATCAATGCCGGAGCGACGGCGAATGTCACCGGCAATGTCTCGAACCAGGGGACGGCGGCGAACGCCTTCACCATCAACGGCGCGCTGTCGACCACCGGCCAGTTCATCAACCAGTTCGGCGGCAACCTGTTCATTGCTGCGGGCGGCACGCTGAGCGCGGGCGTCAACATCATCAATGGCGGCGGCGCGACCCTCGTCAACGAGGGGACGATCGCCAGCACGATGCTGTCGGCAGGCAGCTTCCGTTCGACCGGCACCCTGCAATCGGGCCTCGAACTGATCGCGATCAGCGCCAGCGCGGAGCTGTCGGGCACGGTGCTGGGCACGATCACCAACCCGGGCACGATCAATCTGACCGGCACGCTGCTGGGAAATGCGTCGCTGGTGCAGGGCGGGTTCGGGGTGTTCAACCTCAACGGGTTCAACACCGGCCTTGGCAGCATTTCGGGCAGCGGCACGATCAATCTCGGGGCGGCGAGCCTGACGGCGGGGAGCAACAATACCTCCACCACCTTCAGCGGCGTGATCAACGGGAGCGGCGGCCTCATCAAGACCGGCACCGGCACGATGACGCTTTCGGGCGTCAACACCTATGCGGGACAGACGCGGGTCGATGCCGGCACGCTGGCGCTGGCATCGGGCGGCGTGATCGCCGGGCAGGTGCGCAACGAAGCGACCTTTACCAATGCCGGCGCGGTGCAGGGTTCGGTGGTCAACCTCGGCACCCTGACCTCGACCGGCCGGATCAACGGCGGGCTGACCCAGTTCGCCGGAGCGCAAGCGACCGTGTCGGGCACGATCAACGGCGCGATCAACACGGCAGGAAGCCTGACCGTCAATGGCAATCTCGCCAGCGACGGCTTCGTGTCGAACACCGGCACGGGCACCATTCTGGTGCAGAGCGGCGCGCGCTGGGATGTCGGCGGGTTCGACAACGTCAGCACCAATGCAAATGGTTTCGTGATCGCCGGGACCGTCATCAACAGCGGCTTCTCGATCAACCGCGCTGGGGCAACGCTGACGATCAACAGCGGCGGCATTCTCAATTCGCGCTTCTTCACCAATGAAGGCGGGCGGGTGAACAACAACGGCCTCGTCAATGCCGATGTCACCAATCTGGGCACGATCGACAACAACGGCACCTGGAACGGCATCCTGTCGCACGGCTTTGGGACCGTCACCAACAACAACCGCTGGAACGGATCGTTCGGCATCAGCGCGGGCGGGCTCGTCATCAACAATGGCATCTGGGACAATGCGGGCGACATCTCGTCGGTCAGCAGCGGCCTGTTCGAAAACTTCGGCACCCTCAGCGGCAACGGCGTTTCGGTGTTCGGGGCCGATGCGCGACTTGCCAACCGTTCGGGCGGGACGATCACGCTCGCCAGCAACCAGCAATTGCAGGTCGGCGGCGACGGGATCATCAGCAATGCCGGCACGGTCACGGCGCGCGCGCTGGTCAATGCGGGCGGGGTGATCCAGAACGATGCGAGCGGCATCTGGACGGGCTCGTTCAGCGTGCTGGGCGGCGGAAGCCTCAGCAATGCCGGCACGATTACCGGCAACATCCTCAACCGCGGCAACCTGTCATCAGGTGGCACGATCAACGGCCAGCTCACCAACGAGCAGGGCGCAGGGGCGAGCCTGTCGGGCATCCTCAACGGCAATGTCTTCAACAGCGGCCAGATTTCGCTGACCGGCAGCACGTCCGGCATCGGCACGCTCGACCAGACCTCGACCGGCGCGTTCGACATCGGCGGCTTCGACACCCGGATCGGCGCGCTGCAGGGCGCAGGTCAGGTGTTGCTGCGCGACGGCGACCTGACGCTGATCGGGGCGAGCGGCAGCACCACCTTCCTCGGCACGATCACCGGCAGCGGCGGTCTGACCAAGCAGGGCGCGGCGACCCAGATCCTCAGCGGCGACATGGAATATACCGGTGAAACCGCGATCCTCGGCGGCACGCTCGTCGTCGCCGATGGCAGCCTTGCCGGATCGGTGCGCAACACCGCCACCTTCATCCTCGACGGGCGGGTGTTCGGCGAACTCAACAACGTCGGCACGATGCAGATTGCAGGCCAGGTTGACGGGTTCACGCTCAACAACGGCACGATCACCAATATCGGCAACAGCATCTTCCTCGGCCGGTTCGAGCAGAGCGCGAGCCTGGGCACCAGCCTCAACCTTGCGGGCTTCAACACCCGGCTTGGCAGCCTGAACGGGGCGGGGACCGTCAATCTCGGCACTGGAACGCTGACTGTGGGCAGCGACAACACCGACGCGCGCTTCACCGGGGTGATCGCGGGGCAGGGCGCGCTGGTCAAGATCGGCACGGGCAGCTTCAGCCTGCTGGGCGCCAACACCTTCACCGGCCCGACGGTCATCAACGGCGGTTCGATCGAGCTGGCCACCGATGGCGTGCTGGCGGGCATGGTCGAAAACAACGCGACCTTCACCAACCGCGGGCGCGTGAATGGGCTGGTCGTCAACAATGCGAGCCTGACATCGACCGGCCGCCTTCTTGGCGGGCTGTTCAACGCGGCGGGCGCGACGGCGCGGCTGTCGGGTGTGGTGAGCGGCGCGGTCGACAACCTCGGCCTCATCACGTTGACCGGCACCACCACCGGCATCGGCCTGTTCACGCAGGGCGACACCGGCGTGTTCGATCTCGCCGGTTTCGACACCAGCGTGCAGCTGATTTCCGGCGGCGGATCGGTGACGCTCGGTTCGGGCACGCTGACGGTGACCTCGGGAGACTTCAACCGGAGCTTTAGCGGGGTCATTTCCGGCAGCGGCGGCCTTACCAAGACGGGCGGCAACTTTCTGCGCCTTGCAGGGGTCAACACCTACACCGGCCTGACCCGGGTCGATGGCGGCACCCTGCTGCTCGACTTTGGCGGGGAGATTGCCGGTTCGGTGCTGGTCAACGCCAACTTCATCAACGGCGGCATCGTGGGCGGCGACGTTACCAACAACGGCACCATGTCGAGCTTCAACCGCATCCGCGGCAGTGTGACCAACAACGGCACCGCCGATCTGAACGGCCAGATCGATGGCCCGGTCTTCAACAACGGGGTCTTCACCAGCAGCTCCGGCGGCAACTTCCTCGGCCGCTTCACCCAGATCGCCGGAGCCAGCGCGAGCTTTGCCGGGTTCAACTCGACCCTCGGAAGTCTGGCGGGCGATGGCACGATCCAGATCACCGCGCCGTTCCTGATTGTGGGCGGCGACGACACCTCCTCGACCTTTGCCGGAGTGATCTCGGGCAGCGGCGGGGTGGTGAAGCAGGGCACCGGCACCTTCACGCTTTCGGGCGTGAACACCTACACCGGCACGACCTTCGTCAATGCCGGCACGCTGGTGGTGGGCGATGGCGGGGCGGTCGTCCCGCCGCCGCCGACGCCTGCGCCAGAAACGGTGGCCGCCGCAGCACCCTCGGCCGCACGCTCGCTGCTGACGCGCGGCGAGGGCGGGCTGTCGAACGGCCGCACGGCGATCAGCATGGCACCGGGTGCCGAAGCTGCCGTGACGCTCGCCGCCGCGCCGGAAGAAGCGCCCTTCGCCACCATGGCCACCATGCTTTCGGGCGCGGTGATTGCGGGCAATGTCGTCAACAACGCCACGCTCATCAACAACGGCACGATCCTCGGTCAGGTGCAGAACAACGCCGGAGCGAGCGCCAGCAACCACGGCGTCATCGCCGGCGCGGTGTTCAACAGCGGCACGCTGGTTTCGACCGGCACCCTGGGCGGCGGGCTCGACAACTCCGGCACCGCATCGCTGGAAGGCGTGGTTGACGGCACGGTGATCAACCGCGGCAGCATCGTGCTGACCGGCACCACCACCGGCATCGACATCTTCGATCAGACGGCGGCTGGCATCCTCGATCTTGCCGGGTTCGACACGACCCTCGGCGTGATCAACGGCGCGGGCAGCATTGCGCTGGGCGATGCGACGCTCAGCACCGGCACCAACGGGGTCGCCTCGACCTTCAGCGGGGTGATTTCGGGCACCGGCAATCTGGTCAAGACCGGCACCGGACGGCTCGTGCTGACCGGCACCAACACCTATAGCGGCGGCACCACCATCAGCGGCGGCGTGCTGCAACTGGGTGATGGCGGCGCGGGCGGCTCGATAATCGGGCCGGTGCTCAACAACGGCGCGCTGGTGGTCAACCGTTCGGATGCCTACACCTTTGCAGGGGTCATCAGCGGCACTGGGATGTTTGTGCAGGATGGCACCGGCACCACCACGCTGACGGGCGCCAACACCTACACCGGGGGCACCTTGATCAGCCGCGGCAGGCTGGTGGGCAACACCACCTCGCTGCAGGGCGTGATCCAGAACAACGCCGCGCTCGAATTCGCACAGGGCACCGCGGGCACCTTTGCCGGGCAGCTGTTCGGCACCGGGCTGTTCGACAAGACCGGCGCGGGGATGCTGAGCCTGACGGGCAACTCCAACGGCTTTACCGGCGCCACTTTCGTGCGGGCGGGCGAGCTTCGGGTGCTGGGGCAGCTCGGCAATTCGCAGGTGACGGTGCTTTCGGGCGCGACGCTTTCCGGCACCGGGGTGATCGGCGGGCTGGTTGCCAACAGCGGCGCAACCGTTGCACCGGGGGCTAACGGGGCAGGCGTTCTCGGCGTCAACGGCGCGATCAATCTGGCGGCGGGCAGCACGCTCCAGCTCCAGATCAACGCCACCGGGCTTTCGGACGCGCTGGTTGCGACCGGCGGGGCGAACCTTGGCGGCACCGCGGCCTTCACCAACCTCGGCGGCACCTATGCCTTCAACAGCGAATATGTGCTGCTGCAGGCCGATGGCGGGCGCACGGGCACCTTTGCCGGCACCACCGGCTTTGCCGGGTTCGGCATCCTCTATCGCCCCGAACTGGTCTACTCGGCCAATCAGGTGCGGCTGCGGATGGCGCCCAATCTGCTGTCGAACATCGTCGGCAATGCCGCGCTGACGCCCAACCAGCGTTCGGTCGTCAACCGCATCGATGGGGCGGTGACCGCGGGCTACAACCCGCAGCCGCTGTTCAACATCTATGCCCTGCCGACCGCGCAGCTGGTCGCGGCCTTCGACCAGCTTTCGGGCGAGGCCTATGCCACGGCTGCGGGCGTCGGGATCGAGCAGGAGCGGCTGCTGCGCGAAGCGGTGCTCGGCCGCACCGGCGCTGCGGCGAAGGCAGCGCGCGCCAACCCCGACAGCGGCAAGGGCGTGGGCGCCTGGGGCCAGCTGTTCGGCGGCTGGGGTGACGGCGAGAGCGACGGCAATGCCGCCGCCTTCGACGCGGATCGCATGGGCTTTGTCACCGGCCTCGATTACGGCAATGCCAGCGAGAACGGCAGCTGGCGCGCGGGCGTGTTCGGGATGCGGGTGCAGAGCGATGTGACGATCGATGCGCGCGTTTCGGCAGCCGAAGTGCGACAGGCGGGCGGCGGGGCCTATGCCTCGCTCAACACCGGCGGCTTCGGCGTGGCGCTGGGCGGCTATCTCACCGAGGTCGATCTGCGCGCCTTCCGCAACATCAGCCTGCCGGGCTTTGCCGAAACCAATGTCGGCAGCACCCAGGGTGAGGCGCGTCAGGCGTTTGCCGAACTGTCCTACACGATCGAAGCAGGCGATGCGCAGATCCGGCCCTTCGTTGCCGGGTCGCTGGGCAGCTTCAAGCTCGATGCGCTGACCGAACGGGGCGGTGCGGCGGCGCTGGTGGTGCGCTCGCAGAGCTACGACACCAGCACGGTGACCGGCGGGATCGATGCGGCGGTGCCGGTCAGCAAGTCGCTGCGGCTCGATGGCACGCTGGCGGCGCGCGGGCAGCTGGGCGACCGCGATCCGCAGGCGCTGATCGCGCTGGCGGCTGCACCGCAGCAGGCCTTCGCAGTGCAGGGCGCGCAGCTCGACAAGTGGGCGTTCGCCGCCCGCCTCGATGCCGAACTGACGCTGGAGGAGAACCTGTCGATCTCGGTCGGCTACACCGGCCTCATCGGTTCCAGCCAGACCGATCACGGCGCACGGGCGACCTTGCAAGTCCGCTTCTGA